A single genomic interval of Hydrogenimonas thermophila harbors:
- the mobF gene encoding MobF family relaxase: protein MISTPTWINAKSALQYHADQKDNYYQKEGDLGTWQGKGAEALGFADGEVITKEDLEKVLFGKDKEGNQVQKTRLDKEGDRARAGLDLTFSAPKSLSIAYEAAQAYGDKDAAKAIREAHEKAVTKVLQKIEDNYAQTRLTEDGITRRVDTNNLVIAKFTHEVARPVSDGNSVTVDPSLHTHAVVMNMTQTENGEWRAIESKAIFQNYIKLGMNYRTELAANLKELGFDIRIIDAKKGFFELKNVDDKVIDEFSKRSEQLDKLTNELKEQYPNKSENEIKQMATWKSREWKGEIDRKAVLEDNKSRLESIGYSKEDILQRNEPKELTDEEKETLKQQQKGIANKAITNAIEAVSSQDSVFTSEDILEKAGKFALKDQLPLDALNKALDRNKELIKLTDNYYTTKEIIKSEKSLIKAVKDKKHKVASVFTQKEAKEAIKEYSSQKEEQTGYGLTAGQKRAAAHILSKKDLVIGIQGDAGTGKTTMLKAVNELVGNTKLIGLSYTGKAASEIQKATASKEAFNKAGIQSQTIARFLSKVDKLDEAELVAYKNSKLIVDEASMLGTKDAKKLIDFAKRVDAQVVLIGDVKQLKAINAGSPFELLQENGMKTAVMSEVLRQKDATLKEAVSHLNNYDSGKAFDVLDKNGLIKETENGIEDVKKEFFKFDDKENTQAVVSGKESYRDSIILTNTNKLKEELNNTIREELKDRGEIGKEDFTFTVRESARLRPSEVYLSESYKTGNSIFIQKSIDDSIKAGEEFEIIDVNNEKNSITISNSKGDFKRTLNLSKYGNHLQQYQEQQKDFSIGEKIVFEKNDKKLGVSNGETAIIQNIDKEGNLTVAKDGQELQFNINNYSYINHGYAITTHKSQGQTAKNVVAYMDSKIQNFNSFYVSVTRATDNLKIYTDSKEDLKKFVEVEQEKLNAVQAVEKLANKEEEWGKEQANKIPATPKQLQTANNIAKALNLEFNETSKFATGEFIEANIKEYKNYLMQQPASDKQLDFANKISKTLGVEFNGNTRAETKEFLDKYSKDFTEFLNDRTGYLIKTDPNNLNQNEKEEYYQKYYHEISRNIAKQDINNIDRLYEHLEKTDPEELNTIGKGIKLESYKKAFRVTNKEIVNKLAEKYFGDDSFLKDVYAKKPLELAKELNNNGIDYKHEKELAKADLIAEKYDEYITDKMVNANDEKEFNELLKKEQNFKEFIDDYKQEKQDEHDYDKLIDKIDEHMQNKDPYSAAKLIEENKYVLKEEDLEIMQMQLDKTFDEAMEMETPRIEKQLKQEKKYWSRENESFYNAIAENKDSEKQEVVEDNTNSR from the coding sequence ATGATATCTACTCCTACATGGATTAATGCAAAATCAGCTTTACAATATCACGCAGATCAAAAGGACAACTACTATCAGAAAGAGGGCGATCTTGGCACTTGGCAAGGCAAAGGGGCAGAGGCATTAGGTTTTGCAGATGGAGAGGTCATTACCAAAGAGGATTTAGAGAAAGTCCTTTTTGGTAAAGATAAAGAGGGTAATCAAGTCCAAAAAACAAGATTAGATAAAGAGGGAGACCGTGCACGAGCAGGGCTTGATCTAACTTTTTCAGCTCCAAAATCTTTATCAATTGCTTATGAAGCTGCACAGGCTTATGGTGATAAAGATGCAGCAAAAGCAATTAGGGAAGCTCATGAGAAAGCAGTTACAAAAGTTTTACAAAAAATTGAAGATAACTATGCTCAAACCAGACTTACAGAAGATGGAATAACACGAAGAGTTGATACTAATAATTTAGTAATCGCTAAATTTACGCATGAAGTAGCAAGACCAGTAAGCGATGGTAACAGTGTAACAGTTGATCCATCTTTGCATACTCATGCAGTAGTTATGAATATGACGCAAACTGAAAATGGAGAATGGAGAGCAATAGAGAGTAAAGCCATCTTTCAAAACTACATCAAACTTGGCATGAACTATCGAACAGAGCTTGCAGCAAATCTTAAAGAGCTTGGTTTTGACATCCGAATTATAGACGCTAAAAAGGGCTTTTTTGAACTTAAAAATGTAGATGACAAAGTGATTGATGAATTTTCCAAAAGAAGCGAACAGTTAGATAAATTAACCAATGAACTAAAAGAGCAATATCCTAATAAAAGCGAAAATGAAATAAAGCAAATGGCAACTTGGAAAAGCCGAGAGTGGAAAGGTGAAATAGACAGAAAAGCAGTTTTGGAAGATAATAAAAGCAGATTAGAAAGTATAGGTTATAGCAAAGAAGATATTTTACAGCGAAATGAGCCTAAAGAACTTACAGATGAAGAAAAAGAGACATTAAAACAACAACAAAAGGGAATTGCAAATAAAGCAATAACCAACGCTATTGAAGCAGTATCAAGTCAAGACAGTGTATTTACATCTGAAGATATTTTGGAAAAGGCGGGAAAATTTGCACTTAAAGATCAACTACCCTTAGACGCACTTAATAAAGCACTTGATAGAAACAAAGAACTTATTAAGCTAACCGATAACTACTACACCACAAAAGAGATTATCAAATCCGAAAAGAGCCTTATAAAAGCAGTTAAAGATAAAAAACACAAAGTTGCATCTGTTTTTACCCAGAAAGAAGCAAAAGAAGCTATTAAAGAATATTCAAGCCAAAAAGAAGAACAAACAGGTTACGGATTAACTGCAGGACAAAAGAGAGCAGCTGCACATATATTAAGTAAAAAAGACCTAGTTATCGGCATTCAGGGCGACGCAGGAACAGGTAAAACGACAATGCTAAAAGCAGTTAACGAGCTTGTAGGTAATACAAAATTAATAGGACTATCTTATACCGGTAAAGCAGCAAGTGAGATCCAAAAAGCCACAGCCAGCAAAGAGGCTTTTAATAAAGCAGGGATACAAAGTCAAACGATAGCAAGGTTTTTATCTAAAGTTGACAAATTAGACGAAGCGGAACTTGTAGCATATAAAAACTCTAAATTGATAGTTGATGAAGCAAGTATGCTTGGAACTAAAGACGCTAAAAAGCTGATAGATTTTGCAAAAAGAGTAGATGCACAAGTTGTTTTAATTGGTGATGTTAAGCAGCTAAAAGCAATTAATGCAGGATCTCCATTTGAACTATTGCAAGAAAATGGAATGAAAACAGCGGTAATGTCAGAAGTGCTTAGACAAAAGGACGCTACATTAAAAGAAGCAGTAAGCCACTTGAACAACTATGACAGTGGAAAAGCGTTTGATGTACTTGATAAAAACGGACTTATAAAAGAAACTGAAAACGGTATAGAAGATGTAAAAAAAGAGTTTTTTAAATTTGATGACAAAGAAAATACGCAAGCAGTAGTATCTGGTAAAGAGAGCTACCGAGATAGTATTATTCTAACCAATACGAACAAACTCAAAGAAGAGCTTAATAATACGATTAGAGAAGAGCTTAAAGATAGAGGTGAAATAGGGAAAGAGGATTTTACATTTACAGTTAGAGAATCAGCCAGATTAAGACCGAGTGAAGTATATTTATCTGAAAGCTATAAAACGGGTAATTCAATATTTATTCAAAAGAGCATTGATGATTCAATAAAAGCAGGTGAAGAATTTGAAATTATAGATGTAAACAATGAAAAAAATAGTATCACTATTTCAAATAGTAAAGGTGATTTTAAACGAACTCTAAATCTTTCAAAATATGGAAATCACTTACAACAATATCAAGAACAGCAAAAAGATTTTTCAATCGGTGAAAAGATAGTTTTTGAAAAGAACGATAAAAAGCTTGGAGTAAGTAACGGAGAGACCGCAATTATCCAAAATATCGATAAAGAGGGTAATTTAACAGTTGCAAAAGACGGACAGGAACTACAATTCAATATCAATAATTACAGTTACATAAATCACGGTTACGCTATCACTACTCATAAGAGCCAGGGGCAAACCGCTAAAAATGTAGTTGCATATATGGATAGTAAGATCCAAAATTTCAACTCTTTTTATGTAAGTGTAACCAGAGCAACAGACAATCTAAAAATCTATACTGATAGTAAAGAGGATCTTAAAAAGTTTGTAGAGGTAGAACAAGAAAAGCTTAACGCAGTTCAGGCAGTAGAGAAATTAGCTAACAAAGAGGAAGAGTGGGGCAAAGAACAGGCAAATAAGATACCCGCAACACCTAAACAGCTACAAACCGCTAACAATATAGCAAAAGCCCTAAATTTAGAGTTTAACGAGACTTCAAAGTTTGCAACGGGGGAGTTCATAGAAGCTAATATTAAAGAGTATAAAAACTATTTAATGCAACAACCGGCAAGCGATAAACAGTTAGATTTTGCTAACAAAATATCTAAAACATTGGGGGTTGAGTTTAATGGAAACACCAGGGCAGAAACCAAAGAGTTTTTAGATAAATACAGCAAGGATTTTACAGAGTTTTTGAATGATAGAACAGGCTATTTGATAAAAACAGATCCAAATAACCTAAACCAAAACGAAAAAGAAGAATACTATCAAAAGTATTATCATGAAATTAGTAGAAATATCGCTAAACAAGACATTAACAACATAGATCGACTATATGAACATCTTGAAAAAACAGACCCAGAAGAGCTTAATACAATTGGAAAAGGCATTAAGCTAGAGAGCTATAAAAAAGCTTTTAGGGTTACTAATAAAGAGATAGTAAACAAGCTAGCCGAAAAATATTTTGGAGATGATTCATTTTTAAAAGATGTTTATGCTAAAAAACCGCTTGAACTTGCAAAAGAATTAAATAATAATGGGATAGATTACAAACACGAAAAAGAGCTTGCAAAAGCGGATCTAATAGCTGAAAAATACGATGAGTACATAACCGATAAAATGGTAAACGCAAATGATGAAAAAGAGTTTAACGAGCTTTTAAAAAAAGAGCAAAATTTCAAAGAGTTTATAGATGATTACAAACAAGAAAAACAAGACGAACACGACTATGATAAATTGATTGATAAAATAGATGAGCATATGCAAA